In a genomic window of Mycolicibacterium neoaurum VKM Ac-1815D:
- a CDS encoding peptidylprolyl isomerase, which translates to MSVPPPYGYPPPPYGYPPEQYGYPPQRRPTNSLAVAALICGILVAPLGIVFGHISLYQIKRSGDEGRGMAIAGLVLGYLLTAFGVLVLIVAIVATRAVIEDIRHYNPSAPGYSATPGVVEPLPEFKAPATLGSNCQYLPTPEKAAKPVDPPLMGRVPTTPATIEAEISTDRGYIGLQLDNGQAPCTVNNFASLSAQGFFDDTTCHRLTTSDTLGVLQCGDPTGSGDGGPGYQFPNEYPTNQFRLTDPAIRAPMLYPRGTLAMANAGAGTNGSQFFLVYKDSQLPPTYTVFGTIDPSGLKVLDEIASDGVAGGGDDGEPATTVTIEAVVVQ; encoded by the coding sequence ATGAGCGTCCCGCCGCCGTACGGCTACCCGCCACCGCCGTACGGCTATCCGCCGGAGCAGTACGGGTATCCGCCGCAGCGGCGGCCCACCAACTCACTGGCGGTGGCCGCGCTGATCTGCGGGATCCTGGTCGCTCCGCTAGGCATCGTGTTCGGGCACATCTCGCTGTACCAGATCAAACGCAGCGGTGACGAAGGCCGCGGGATGGCCATCGCCGGACTGGTGCTCGGCTACCTGCTGACCGCCTTCGGCGTGCTCGTGCTGATCGTGGCCATCGTGGCCACCCGCGCGGTCATCGAGGACATCCGGCACTACAACCCGTCCGCGCCGGGATACTCGGCCACCCCCGGTGTCGTCGAACCGCTGCCGGAGTTCAAGGCGCCGGCGACGCTCGGTTCGAACTGCCAGTACCTGCCGACCCCGGAAAAGGCGGCCAAGCCGGTGGATCCGCCACTGATGGGCCGGGTCCCCACGACACCGGCGACGATCGAGGCCGAGATCAGCACCGACCGCGGCTATATCGGCCTGCAGCTCGACAACGGCCAGGCGCCCTGCACGGTGAACAATTTCGCCAGCCTGTCGGCGCAGGGTTTCTTCGACGACACCACCTGTCATCGGTTGACCACCAGCGACACGCTCGGGGTGTTGCAGTGCGGCGATCCCACGGGCAGCGGTGACGGCGGACCGGGCTATCAGTTCCCCAACGAATACCCGACCAACCAGTTCCGGCTGACCGACCCCGCCATCCGCGCCCCCATGCTGTACCCGCGCGGCACGCTGGCCATGGCCAATGCCGGGGCGGGCACCAACGGCAGCCAGTTCTTCCTGGTGTACAAGGACTCTCAGCTGCCGCCCACGTACACGGTGTTCGGCACCATCGACCCCAGCGGGCTCAAGGTGCTCGACGAGATCGCGTC
- a CDS encoding peptidylprolyl isomerase, which produces MPTNEQRRAAAKRKLERQLERRAAQAKRQRLLTIVASAVGAVVVIGAVVATVVITTKDSDTTASASTTTTVDPNAPQPAADGKLPAFVAPAGLGQNCQYPAAGKASKPVNPPRTGAIPMDEAEVSVSMSTDQGNIGLELNNAQAPCTTNSFASLAQQGYFNDTPCHRLTTSDSLSVLQCGDPTGQGTGGPGYQFANEYPTNQYQPDNPALQQPVLYPRGTLAMANAGAGTNGSQFFLVYKDSQLPPGYTVFGTIDETGLATLDKIAAGGVAGGGQDGEPATKVMVKSIAVD; this is translated from the coding sequence GTGCCGACCAACGAACAGCGAAGGGCAGCGGCCAAGCGCAAGCTCGAGCGGCAGCTGGAGCGACGGGCCGCACAGGCCAAGCGGCAGCGACTGCTCACCATCGTCGCCTCGGCGGTGGGTGCGGTCGTCGTCATCGGCGCTGTGGTGGCCACGGTTGTGATCACCACCAAGGATTCCGACACGACGGCCTCGGCGTCCACCACCACGACGGTCGACCCCAACGCCCCGCAGCCCGCCGCCGACGGCAAGCTGCCCGCGTTCGTCGCGCCGGCCGGACTCGGCCAGAACTGCCAGTACCCGGCGGCCGGGAAGGCCAGCAAACCGGTCAACCCGCCGCGGACCGGCGCCATCCCGATGGATGAGGCCGAGGTCAGCGTCAGCATGTCGACCGATCAGGGCAATATCGGTCTGGAGCTGAACAACGCGCAGGCGCCCTGCACCACCAACAGCTTCGCCAGCCTGGCCCAGCAGGGCTACTTCAACGACACCCCGTGTCACCGGCTGACCACCAGCGACAGCCTGTCGGTTCTGCAGTGCGGCGACCCGACCGGCCAGGGCACCGGCGGGCCGGGCTATCAGTTCGCCAACGAGTACCCGACCAACCAGTACCAGCCCGACAACCCGGCGCTGCAGCAGCCCGTGCTGTACCCGCGCGGCACGCTGGCCATGGCCAATGCCGGTGCGGGCACCAACGGCAGCCAGTTCTTCCTGGTGTACAAGGACTCCCAGCTGCCGCCGGGCTACACCGTGTTCGGCACCATCGACGAGACCGGACTGGCCACCCTGGACAAGATCGCCGCGGGCGGCGTCGCCGGTGGCGGACAGGACGGGGAGCCCGCGACCAAGGTGATGGTCAAGTCCATCGCGGTCGACTGA
- a CDS encoding MBL fold metallo-hydrolase, with protein sequence MLITGFPTGVLACNCYVFAAHAGADAVIVDPGQSASARLQRILDEHRLTPAAVLLTHGHIDHMWSAQKVADRYGCPVYIHPADRAMLTDPVQGLTSGGLWGTLGRLTLGAVFSEPRQLVELRTDGQVLDLGGIRVSVDHTPGHTRGSVCFRTQGQVFTGDTLFQGSVGRTDLPGGSGNSLIDSIMTKLMVLDDDTVILPGHGPRSTIGIERRTNPFLEGLVL encoded by the coding sequence GTGCTGATCACCGGATTTCCGACGGGGGTGCTGGCGTGCAACTGCTATGTGTTCGCAGCGCACGCGGGCGCCGACGCCGTCATCGTCGACCCCGGACAGTCGGCGTCGGCGCGGCTGCAGCGCATCCTCGACGAGCACCGGCTCACGCCGGCCGCGGTACTGCTGACCCACGGCCACATCGACCACATGTGGTCGGCGCAGAAGGTGGCCGACCGGTACGGCTGCCCGGTGTACATCCATCCCGCCGACCGGGCGATGCTCACCGACCCGGTACAGGGCCTGACCAGCGGCGGGCTGTGGGGGACGCTGGGCCGGCTGACGCTGGGCGCGGTGTTCTCCGAGCCACGCCAGCTCGTCGAACTGCGCACCGACGGTCAGGTGTTGGACCTCGGCGGCATCCGGGTGAGCGTCGACCACACGCCCGGCCACACCCGCGGGTCGGTGTGTTTTCGAACCCAGGGTCAGGTGTTCACCGGTGACACCCTGTTCCAGGGTTCGGTGGGGCGTACCGACCTGCCCGGTGGCAGCGGCAATTCCCTGATCGATTCGATCATGACCAAACTGATGGTGCTCGACGACGACACCGTGATACTCCCGGGCCACGGCCCGAGGTCCACGATCGGCATCGAACGCCGCACCAACCCATTTCTCGAAGGCCTGGTTCTGTGA
- the hisS gene encoding histidine--tRNA ligase, whose translation MTDFRAPKGVPDYFPPDSAAFVAVRDGLLGAARRAGYGDIELPIFEETALFARGVGESTDVVSKEMYTFADRGDRSVTLRPEGTAGVMRAVIEHGLDRGALPVKLCYSGPFFRYERPQAGRYRQLQQVGVEAIGIDDPALDAEVIAVADAGFRALGLDGFRLEITSLGDDTCRPQYRELLQDFLFALDLDEETRQRARLNPLRVLDDKRPHVREMTADAPVMLDHLSDAAKVHFETVLAHLDALGVPYVVNPRMVRGLDYYTKTTFEFVHDGLGAQSGIGGGGRYDGLMSQLGGQDLSGIGFGLGVDRTLLALRAEGRTVGATNRVDVFGVPLGEAAKLELAKLAAALRANGIRVDLAYGDRSLKASMKGADRSGARLALVAGDRDIEAGTVGVKDLSNGEQTDIPVDAVVAEVLSRLG comes from the coding sequence GTGACTGATTTCCGCGCCCCCAAGGGTGTGCCCGACTACTTCCCGCCCGATTCGGCGGCGTTCGTCGCCGTGCGTGACGGCCTGCTCGGGGCGGCCCGGCGGGCCGGCTACGGCGATATCGAGTTGCCGATCTTCGAAGAGACCGCGCTGTTCGCGCGCGGCGTCGGCGAGTCCACCGATGTGGTGAGCAAGGAGATGTACACCTTCGCCGATCGCGGTGACCGGTCGGTGACGCTGCGGCCGGAGGGCACCGCCGGGGTCATGCGGGCCGTCATCGAGCACGGTCTGGACCGCGGGGCGCTGCCGGTGAAACTCTGCTACTCGGGGCCGTTCTTCCGGTACGAGCGTCCGCAGGCCGGCCGCTACCGCCAGCTGCAGCAGGTCGGTGTGGAGGCCATCGGTATCGACGATCCGGCGCTGGACGCCGAGGTGATCGCCGTCGCCGACGCCGGATTCCGCGCACTGGGTCTCGACGGTTTCCGGCTGGAGATCACCTCCCTCGGTGATGACACCTGCCGCCCGCAGTACCGGGAGTTGCTGCAGGACTTCCTGTTTGCGCTCGACCTCGACGAGGAGACCCGCCAGCGCGCCCGGCTGAACCCGCTGCGGGTGCTCGACGACAAGCGACCGCATGTGCGGGAGATGACCGCCGACGCCCCGGTTATGCTCGATCACCTCTCCGATGCGGCCAAGGTGCATTTCGAGACCGTGCTGGCTCACCTGGACGCACTCGGTGTGCCCTACGTGGTCAATCCGCGGATGGTGCGCGGCCTGGACTACTACACCAAGACCACGTTCGAGTTCGTGCACGACGGGCTGGGCGCGCAGTCCGGTATCGGCGGCGGCGGCCGCTATGACGGCCTGATGAGTCAGCTCGGCGGGCAGGATCTTTCCGGCATCGGGTTCGGCCTGGGTGTGGACCGCACGCTGTTGGCATTGCGCGCCGAAGGCAGGACGGTCGGCGCGACGAACAGGGTGGATGTGTTCGGTGTGCCCCTGGGCGAAGCGGCCAAGCTGGAGCTCGCGAAGCTGGCGGCGGCGCTGCGCGCCAACGGTATCCGGGTGGATCTGGCCTACGGGGATCGCAGCCTGAAGGCGTCGATGAAGGGCGCCGACCGCTCCGGTGCACGCCTGGCGCTGGTGGCGGGCGACCGTGACATCGAGGCGGGCACGGTCGGGGTGAAGGACCTGTCCAACGGTGAGCAGACCGATATCCCCGTCGACGCCGTCGTGGCCGAGGTGCTCTCCCGGCTGGGCTGA
- the dtd gene encoding D-aminoacyl-tRNA deacylase: MRVLVQRVKSARVTVDGATVGEIKPSGQGLLALVGITHTDDVALAAKMAEKLWRLRILDDEAAAADVDAPILVVSQFTLYANTVKGRRPSWNAAAPRPVAEPLIDAFTAALRELGAQVGTGVFGADMQVELVNDGPVTVLLELDA, translated from the coding sequence ATGCGAGTTCTGGTGCAACGGGTGAAGTCGGCGCGGGTGACCGTCGACGGTGCGACGGTGGGGGAGATCAAGCCCTCCGGTCAGGGCCTGCTCGCACTGGTGGGCATCACCCACACCGATGATGTGGCGTTGGCTGCGAAAATGGCCGAAAAGCTTTGGCGGCTACGCATTCTCGATGACGAGGCGGCAGCGGCCGATGTCGATGCGCCGATCCTGGTGGTCAGCCAGTTCACCCTGTACGCCAACACCGTCAAGGGCAGGCGGCCGTCCTGGAACGCGGCCGCCCCGCGTCCGGTGGCCGAACCGCTGATCGACGCCTTCACCGCCGCGCTGCGCGAGCTGGGCGCGCAGGTCGGCACGGGGGTGTTCGGCGCCGATATGCAGGTCGAGCTGGTCAACGACGGCCCGGTGACGGTGCTGCTGGAGCTCGATGCGTGA
- the urtE gene encoding urea ABC transporter ATP-binding subunit UrtE, protein MLELVDVRSGYGRSEVIHGVSLEVPSDGVAAVMGHNGAGKTTLLRAAVGLLKCSAGTVRFGGEDITKLRPSARVARGIAYVPQGQQSFGQLTTAENLQVVADGRKNGKALIDEQLDLFPALKELLGRRAGLLSGGQRQQLAIARALITTPKCLILDEPTEGIQPSVVHEIEQAITALTQRGDLGVLLVEQHIGFALESAQRYYILESGRVTSNGVGGSSSEAEVRAAMAI, encoded by the coding sequence ATGCTCGAACTCGTCGACGTCCGCTCCGGTTACGGCCGCTCGGAGGTCATCCACGGGGTGTCCCTGGAGGTGCCCTCCGATGGCGTGGCCGCCGTGATGGGGCACAACGGCGCGGGCAAGACGACCCTGTTGCGGGCCGCGGTCGGGTTGCTCAAATGCAGTGCCGGCACGGTGCGGTTCGGGGGTGAGGACATCACCAAACTGCGTCCGAGCGCCCGCGTCGCGCGCGGTATCGCCTATGTGCCCCAAGGCCAGCAATCCTTCGGCCAGCTGACCACCGCCGAGAATCTGCAGGTGGTCGCCGACGGCCGTAAGAACGGCAAGGCGCTCATCGACGAACAGTTGGACCTGTTCCCGGCATTGAAGGAATTGTTGGGTCGGCGGGCCGGGTTGCTCTCCGGTGGTCAACGCCAGCAGCTGGCGATCGCCCGCGCCCTCATCACCACACCGAAATGCCTCATCCTCGACGAGCCCACCGAAGGCATCCAGCCCTCGGTGGTGCACGAGATCGAGCAGGCCATCACCGCGCTGACCCAGCGGGGCGATCTCGGGGTGCTGCTGGTCGAACAGCACATCGGCTTCGCGCTGGAATCCGCACAGCGCTATTACATCCTGGAGTCGGGCCGGGTCACCTCAAACGGCGTTGGTGGGTCGTCCTCGGAGGCCGAGGTGCGCGCGGCGATGGCCATCTGA
- the urtD gene encoding urea ABC transporter ATP-binding protein UrtD, with protein sequence MSVTVTDNHPEPTAGGNVGMGTQYLEVRGLTVDFDGFKAVSDVDLTLFQGDLRFLIGPNGAGKTTVIDAITGLVPATGSVSKSGVELLGKKVHQIARNGVGRTFQTATVFEQLTVLQNLDIAAGAGRSAWTLLRRRAGVLPAIEEALETTGLTALADKPAGVLAHGQKQWLEIGMLLVQNAEVLLLDEPVAGMSHEEREETGNLLRRIGGERTVVVVEHDMDFMRAFATSVTVLARGQVIAEGSVAEVQANPKVQEVYLGTAAAGTEGVPDELKEES encoded by the coding sequence ATGAGCGTCACCGTGACCGACAACCATCCGGAGCCCACCGCAGGCGGTAACGTCGGCATGGGTACCCAGTACCTCGAAGTACGCGGACTGACAGTCGATTTCGACGGCTTCAAGGCCGTCAGCGATGTCGACCTGACCCTGTTCCAGGGTGACCTGAGGTTCCTGATCGGCCCCAACGGTGCGGGCAAGACCACCGTGATCGATGCGATCACCGGTCTGGTGCCGGCCACCGGGTCGGTCAGCAAGTCCGGGGTGGAACTGCTGGGCAAGAAGGTCCACCAGATCGCCCGTAATGGCGTGGGCCGCACCTTCCAGACCGCGACGGTCTTCGAGCAGCTGACCGTGCTGCAGAACCTGGATATCGCCGCGGGAGCGGGCCGCTCGGCATGGACGCTGCTGCGCCGTCGTGCGGGTGTCCTACCCGCCATCGAAGAGGCCCTGGAAACAACGGGATTGACCGCGTTGGCGGACAAGCCGGCCGGGGTGCTCGCACACGGCCAGAAGCAGTGGTTGGAGATCGGCATGCTGCTGGTGCAGAACGCCGAGGTGCTGTTGCTCGACGAGCCCGTGGCCGGGATGAGCCACGAGGAACGCGAGGAGACCGGAAACCTGCTGCGGCGCATCGGCGGTGAGCGCACCGTCGTCGTGGTCGAGCACGATATGGACTTCATGCGGGCGTTCGCCACCTCGGTGACCGTGCTGGCCCGCGGTCAGGTGATCGCCGAGGGTTCGGTCGCCGAGGTTCAGGCCAACCCCAAGGTGCAGGAGGTCTATCTGGGCACCGCGGCGGCGGGCACCGAGGGCGTGCCCGACGAACTGAAAGAGGAATCCTGA